The region GCTGCGGGTCGGCGGTGTTGAACCGTACCGAGTTCTCGATCTCCTCCAGCCCGACCACGTCGGCGCCGAGCGCGTTGATCGCCGAGACGATCTTCGCCTCCTGCTTCAACAGGCCGGCCTCGTCCACGGCGCCGCGCGCATCGCCACCGAAGTGGACGAAGTAGTTCAGCACGTTGAAGCTCGCCAGGCGGATGTCGCCGCCGACGTTCTCCGGTGCCGCCGTACGCGGGTTGGTCGACTTGAAGGTGGTGCGACCGGCCGGCGGGGTGCTGGCGGCGACCGGGGTGGTCGGCTGGAGCCGCCACTCGTTGAAGCCGTACGACAGCACCGTCGGGCCGAACGCCTCGACCTGGTCACCCACGCGCAGCGGGCTGGTCGGCGAGAAGTACGGCGGCAGGGTGTTGTCGGTCGACAGGTTGGTGGTACGACCGTCGTCGATCAGCAGCCGGGCGGACTTGTTCCATGCGGCGACCGCCTGGGCGTCCTCGGTGCCGGGGCGGGCCAGGTCGGTCGGGATCGCGGCGGGGTATTCACCGGCGGTGAGCACGACCTCGCCGTACCGGTTGGTGTTGTAGACCTCGGAGACCGCGTACGGGCCGACCGGGGCGACCAGCATCGACTCGACCGACTCGCGGCCGGCCGGGTCGAGCGGCAGGCTGAACGCGGCCGGGGTCGGCAGCGCCGCACCCTGCTCGCAGACCTGCACGTCGGCCTTGGCGGCGATGCTGAGCTGGGTGAGCCCGTTGAACTCGCTGGCGGTGCCGCTGACCCGGATCCGGTCGCCGATCGCGACCGCCGGGTGGTTGGCGGCGTTGCTGGTCAGGTAGACGAAGATGCCGTCGGAGGCGGTGCCGGCGGCCGGTGCGCCGCCACCGGTGCCGGCGGTCTGCACCGAGACGCCGTTGTAGCCGCCGGTGCGGTAGTCACCGGTCACCACACCCTCGACGGTGACCCGGGTGCCGGCCAGCGGGGTGGCGTCACCGGTGCCCTGGACCTGGGCGATCGTGTTGGTGACGGTGACCGTGCAGCCGACCGGGTCGGGATCGGGGTCGGGGTCCGGGTCGCCACCGGCGTTGCGTACGCCGAAGGTGTTCGCGGCCGCGGCCTGCCACGCGCCGCCGACCTTTTGCAGCGAGAAACCGACCGGGCTGGTAGATCCCTCGGACACGCCGATGTCGGTGCCGGTCAGACCGTTCGCGGGGCCGCCGACGGCGGCGAAGGTGCCCTCGTAGGTGAGGTACTCGGCGACGGTGCCACCGGGGGCGACCAGCGCGATCCCGTCGGGCGAGCCGTTCTGGAGGCCGTCGACCGGGTAGGTCGCGACCACCACGCCGGCGGCCGGGACGACGCCGCTGAGCGTACGGGTGTTGTAGACGGCTCCGTTGTTGCCGTTGTAGAGGACGATCTGCCAGCCGGCCAGGTCGAACCCGGCGGCGGCCTCGATCTCGATCGCCTCGCCGGAGTCGGTGCCGGCGTTGTCGTAGTGGATTTCGCTGATGAACGGGGTCGCCGTCGGCTCGGCGGCCACCGCGGCGGTGCCACTGGCCAGGCCGAGCGCACCAGTGGTGAGGAGTACGCCCAGCGCGTTCAGTGAGCGCGTGCGTCTGTTCCGGCGCATCAAACTAAGCCTCCGTAAAGGGGGGTAGACGCGCTGGAGCATATGCGGAAACAGTGTCGTTACATGAACTGACGGGTGTACGGAACGATGTAAATTTTTGGCGTCGCCGGCCTGCGAAAAAGGGGCTATCCGGTCGGTCCGATCCGTCACTCGCATAACGCCCGGCGCAAATGGTGACGTACGGGTTGTCCTGCTGTTCATGTTGACAACCCGGTCCACTCCCCCGTTCACGAACCGTCCCCGTCGCCCGGAGGAAGGCGACGGGGACGGGGACGGGGGCTGGTGGCCGGTGGACTACCGCAGGGCGAGGGTGCGGGCGTCGGCGGCGATCACGCTGGCCACCTCGGCCGGGACGAGCTTGCCGGCCTGCCGGTCGGCGTAGGCGGCGAGTTCGGCGTACCTGCCGTCGACCAGCTTGGCGGTCATCGTGCCGATCGCGGCCGGGTCGGCGGCCGAGGTGAGGATGAGGTAGCCGAGACCGGCCTGGCTCACCGTCACGGTGAAGGTGCTGGTCGCGGTCGCGGTGCCCTCGGGCCCGGTGACCTCGGTGCCGATGGTGTGCCGGCCGGCGGTCAGCTTGGCGAGGTCGAGCTTGCGGCCGGCGGCCGACTTCTTGCCGTCGACGGTGACGGTCACGGTGTCGGCGTTGGTCGCGGCCACCGCGATCACCGGCGACTGCGCCCGGTCGAGCCGCGCACCGTCGACCGGCGAGGTGATCTCGACGGTCGGGTCACCGGAGGCCCGCTGCATGAACGCGGAGTTCCAGCCGACCAGTTCGGCCGTCCGGTTGGTGATGATCGCGTCGGTGCCGATGCGCTCCAGCCGCTGCCACAGGCCGGCGGAGTCCATCGTCCACGCCATCACGGCGACCCCGGCGGCGTGCAGCGGGGCGATGATCTCCGGCTTGGCGAGCAGCACGTTGCCGTCCGGGTTGTACGCGGTCAGGTGCAGTTCCTTCGAGATCGCCACCGGGTCGGCGTCGAGGCTGGTGCGCAGCAGGCCGAGCGGGAGTTCGGGGGCGAGCTGGTAGGTGTACCTCAGCGCGTCGACCTCGAAGCTCTGGACGAAGACCCGGCTGGTCATCTGCTCGTCCCGGATCACCTTGACGATCGTGGCGACCTCGTCCAGCGTGTGCCTGCCCTTGATCTCCAGCAGCAGGCTGCCGCCGCGCGTACGCAGGTCGGCGAGCTGCTCGGCGAGGGTCGGCACCCGCTCGCCGACGTACTGCGGGCCGAACCAGGAGCCGGCGTCCAGCGCCTTGATCTGGGCGGCGGTCAGGTCCCGGATGTTGCCGGTGCCGTCGGTGGTCCGGTCGACGGTGCCGTCGTGCAGGATGAACGGAATCCCGTCCTTGCTCGGCTGGACGTCGTTCTCGATCCAGTCGGCCCCGCCCTTGCGGGCGATCTCTTGGGCGACCAGGGTGTTCTCCGGCGCGGCGGCCGACGCGCCCCGGTGGGCGATGACCGTGAACGGGCTGCCCTCGGGGCGGATGTAGCCGTTGGGCGGCAGCTCGGTCACGGTGACGTCGTCGTACGAGACGGTGGCGCCGTTGACGAAAAGTGCCTGCCCACCGTCGGCGGAACGGACCAGGCTGTTGGTGCGCATCGCTTCCCGTCCGTCGAAGATCCAGCGGGCCTGGTTGCCGTGCACCTCGACCGCGACCCGGATGTCCCGACCGGTGCCGGCCGCGTACGGGGCGGCGGCGGTGTTCGGGACGACCCAGGTGTTCGCGGTGGTCCGCTGGGCGAATTCGAGCCCGTTGGCGGCGTTGGTGCCGCTGCGCATGGTGGCGATCCACCACGGGGTGGCGCCGTCGGCCGGGACGTCGAGGCCGAGTGAGGCCCAGCGGGTGGCGGCGGAGACCGTTTCGAAGCGCATGGTGGCCTCGAACCGGAAGTCGTTCAGGTGCCGACCAAAGGTGATCTTGTTGTTGTCGGCCGAGCTGGCGGAGGTGCCGTACAGCCGGCCGTTCTCCACCTTCCAGGCGCCGTCGACCACGCGCCAGCCGGCGGGCAGGGACCCCGAGGAGAAGTTCTCCGAGACGACGACGTCGCCCGGTTCGGCCGCGGCCGGCGTCGAGGCGGTGCCGACCACGAGGGCACCGCCGGTGACGGCGAGCACCGCGAGCAGGGCAACGGCACGGGTACGCGTACCGGCGAGCCCCGTCGCGGCACCGCGCAACGGTGATGATGCAGGAAGGACAGTCATGATCATGGACGCTACGAAGCGCAGCCGAAGTCATGATCAATAAGGAGTGGCCGCCGCCGGAACGCCGCGTGTAGACCCCGCCACCCCGATCCCGTACCCGGTGGGTATCGCCGCTGGTTCGATGTCCGCCCGTAACGGTCCCCCGGCCGATAGTGTCCGTTGGAGGGGCTACCCGGACGAGCACCGGAGGTGGGCATCATGAACGGTGCGGAGGCGGTCCTGCGTACGCTCGCCGGGTCGGGGATCGAGGTCTGCTTCGCCAACCCCGGCACCACCGAACTGCACCTGGTCCGGGCACTGGACACGGTCCCCGAGGTACGGCCCGTACTCGGGCTGTTCGAGGGTGTCGTCACCGGCGCCGCCGACGGGTACGCCCGGATGGCCGGCCGACCGGCCGCGACCCTGCTGCACCTGGGACCCGGTCTCGGACACGGGATGGCGAACCTGCACAACACCCGCCGGGCCAACTCGCCGATGGTCAACATCGTCGGCGACCACCCCAGCCGGCACCGGGTGCAGGACCCACCGCTGGAGTCGGACATCGCCGCCGTCGCCGGGACCCTTCGCGGCCCGGTCCGGCGCCCCGAGAACCCGGCCGGCGCCGGTCCCGACGCCGCGTCCGCGTACGCCGAGGCGCTCGAATCGCCGGGACAGATCGCCACGCTGATCATGCCGGCGGACGTCTCCTGGAGCGACGGTGGTTTGGTCGGTGAGCCGGTGCCGGCGCGGCCGGTGCCGACCGTCGACCCGGCGGTGATCAACCGGATCTGCACGGTGCTGCGCGGCGGCGAACGCGCCGTGCTGGTCGTCGGCGGACCGGCCGGACGGGAGGCGGGGCTGCGCGCCGCCGGCCGGATCGCCGCCAGCACCGGGGTTAAAGTGCTGCTGGAGACGTACACACCGAGGCTGGAGCACGGGGCCGGGGTGCCGTCGTTCGAGCGGTTGGCGTCCTATCCGGAGCAGGTCGCGGCGCAGCTCGACGGGGTCGAGCAGGTGATCGTCGCGGGCACGAAGGTGCCGGTGTCGTTCTTCGCCTACCCCGGCAAGCCGAGCTGCCTGGTGCCGCCGGGCGCGAACACCCAGATCCTGGCCGAGGTCGGTCAGGACGCCGTCGCCGCGCTGACCGCCCTCGCCGACCTGCTCGATCCGGCCAGCGAACCCGAGCTGCCCGGATCGGCCCGGCCGCCGCTGCCCACCGGCCCGCTCACCGCCACCAACTGGGCCGAGGTGATCGGCGCGCTGCTGCCCGAACGGGCGATCGTCGTCGACGAGACGATCAGCTCCCGAGGCGCGCTGGCCGCCGCGACCGTCGGCGCACCCCGGCACGACGTGCTGACCCAGTGCGGCGGCGCGATGGGCGAGGGGATGCCACTGGCGATCGGCGCCGCCATCGCCGCACCGGATCGCCCAGTGGTCACCCTGGAGGGCGACGGCTGCGCGGTCTACACCCTCTCCGCGCTCTGGACCCAGGCGCGGGAAAACCTGGACATCACCAACGTGGTCCTGACCAACCGCTCCTACGCCATCCTGCGCGAGGAGTGGCAGCACCTGGTCGGCACGGACGTCGACCCGGAGTCCAACAGCCTCTTCGACCTCACCGGGCCGACCATCGACTACGTCAAACTCGCCGAGGGCTTCGGGGTCCCGGCCAGCCGGGCCACCACCGCCGAGGAACTCGCCGAACAGTTCTCCCGCGCGCTGCGCGAACCCGGCCCACACGTGATCGAGGCGATCTTCCCACCGGTCGCCTGACGAGGCTTCTCAGTTCAGCAGAGCGTCGAGTTCGGCGCCCAGCCGTGGGGTGAGACTGCGGGCGTAACTCGCGGTCAGGTGGCTGCTGTCCCGGTAGACCAGCACCCCGCCGATCACCGGCGCACACCGGTCGGCCGGGCAGATAGCGTCGGTCAGGTCGACCAGCCGCACCCCGGACAACCCCCGCACCGCTTCCACCTGGGCCGGACCGGCGCTCCGGTCCACCGCCAACTCCCGCGACGCGGCACACTTGCTGAGCCTCGTCCGGTTCGCCGACACGCACTCGGCAACCCGTACGTTCAGGTGCGGGGTGTCGCGCAGCACCACCGTACGGACCCCGGCGTCGGTCATCGCCGTCCAGGTCCGGCGCATCGCCTCGACCGTGGCGTCGTACCCGGCGGCGCCGTTGAGCAGGGTGTCGTCGCGGATCGGCACGTAGTAGGCGCCACTGGTCAACAGCAGGTCGGGCCGGGCCGCACCGGTCAGCTCCGCGCGTACGCTCCGGTTCCACTCGGCACAGGCCGGCGTCGCCCGCGCCAACACCGAAATCTCCAGGTCGAGGAACGGGCAGGACTGCTTCAGGTACGTCACCAGCCGCCATTTCCGCTCGGTGGCAACCGCCTGCAACGCCGGGATCCAGTTGCCGGCGTGCGAGTCCCCGACGACCGCCACCGTAAAATCGGCCTCCCGGTCGCCGTAGACACAGTTCACAATCGCGGTCTTGCTCCCCTCGGAAAAACATTTGTGCCGGTAGACGTCCGGCAGGTCATCCTTGGCGGCCAGCGGATCCGGGACGATGCTGTCCACCCGGTCCACCGGCACCCCGTCCCTGCTGGTCCGGGGCGTGTCACCGAGGATCGCCGCGCCCGGCGGCCCGACCGGCGCCGGCGCGGAGGCACCTGTCCACGGGACCGTGTCACTCGCCGCCAACTGGCGCGGCGGCGGCCAGACGGCGAACTGGAACAACAACCCGGCCAGCACCGGTACGGCGGTGAAGAACAACCCCAACCGCAACGCCCGTACGGGATAGAACGTCAGCCGCTTCGACCGGCGTACCGGGTTTTCGAGGTAGTGGTACGTCGCGGCTGCCGGCAGCGCGGAGAACAGGACGACCGCCAGTCCGGCGCTCACACTCAGCTCACCGAACCGGGCCTGCGCGGCAATCAGCAGCGGCCAGTGCCACAGGTAGAGCGAATATGAGAGGGCGCCGACCGCGCGTACGGGACGCAGGCCGAGCAGCAGTTCGGGGCCGGCACGGCCGGCGGTGCCGGCGGCGATCACGGCGGCGGCGCCGAGCGTCGGCAGCAGCGCGAGGTAACCGGGGAACGCCATGCTCGGCGTGATCCACACTGCGGAGACGGCGATTGCCGCGAGCCCGGCCCAGCCGAGGGCGGCGGCGACCGGTCGGGGCAGCCGGGACAGCCGGAAACTGAGCAGGGCCAGGCCACCGCCGAGGGCCAGCTCCCACATCCGGGTGGTGGTGACAAAGTAGGCGCGGGACGGGTCAGACTGGGTCAAATGGATCGACCAGGCGAATGACGGGACCGCGATCAGGGCCAGGGCGAGCAGGAGCCAGCGACGCCGACTGACGCCCGTACGGCCGAGGTTGTCGCCCTTGCTGGCGCGGCGCCGGCTCCAGCCCGACCAGCCGACGACGATCAGCAGCAGCGGCCAGACCAGGTAGAACTGCTCCTCGACCGCGAGCGACCAGTAGTGCTGGAGAATGCTCGGCGCGTCCCCTACGGCGAGGTAGTCGACCGCCTGCTCGGCCAGCCGCCAGTTCATCGCGTAGAGCCCGCTGGCGACCACGTCCCAGCCGGTGTCCGCCCAGCGGGT is a window of Micromonospora sp. NBC_01699 DNA encoding:
- a CDS encoding glycerophosphodiester phosphodiesterase — its product is MTVLPASSPLRGAATGLAGTRTRAVALLAVLAVTGGALVVGTASTPAAAEPGDVVVSENFSSGSLPAGWRVVDGAWKVENGRLYGTSASSADNNKITFGRHLNDFRFEATMRFETVSAATRWASLGLDVPADGATPWWIATMRSGTNAANGLEFAQRTTANTWVVPNTAAAPYAAGTGRDIRVAVEVHGNQARWIFDGREAMRTNSLVRSADGGQALFVNGATVSYDDVTVTELPPNGYIRPEGSPFTVIAHRGASAAAPENTLVAQEIARKGGADWIENDVQPSKDGIPFILHDGTVDRTTDGTGNIRDLTAAQIKALDAGSWFGPQYVGERVPTLAEQLADLRTRGGSLLLEIKGRHTLDEVATIVKVIRDEQMTSRVFVQSFEVDALRYTYQLAPELPLGLLRTSLDADPVAISKELHLTAYNPDGNVLLAKPEIIAPLHAAGVAVMAWTMDSAGLWQRLERIGTDAIITNRTAELVGWNSAFMQRASGDPTVEITSPVDGARLDRAQSPVIAVAATNADTVTVTVDGKKSAAGRKLDLAKLTAGRHTIGTEVTGPEGTATATSTFTVTVSQAGLGYLILTSAADPAAIGTMTAKLVDGRYAELAAYADRQAGKLVPAEVASVIAADARTLALR
- a CDS encoding acetolactate synthase large subunit — encoded protein: MNGAEAVLRTLAGSGIEVCFANPGTTELHLVRALDTVPEVRPVLGLFEGVVTGAADGYARMAGRPAATLLHLGPGLGHGMANLHNTRRANSPMVNIVGDHPSRHRVQDPPLESDIAAVAGTLRGPVRRPENPAGAGPDAASAYAEALESPGQIATLIMPADVSWSDGGLVGEPVPARPVPTVDPAVINRICTVLRGGERAVLVVGGPAGREAGLRAAGRIAASTGVKVLLETYTPRLEHGAGVPSFERLASYPEQVAAQLDGVEQVIVAGTKVPVSFFAYPGKPSCLVPPGANTQILAEVGQDAVAALTALADLLDPASEPELPGSARPPLPTGPLTATNWAEVIGALLPERAIVVDETISSRGALAAATVGAPRHDVLTQCGGAMGEGMPLAIGAAIAAPDRPVVTLEGDGCAVYTLSALWTQARENLDITNVVLTNRSYAILREEWQHLVGTDVDPESNSLFDLTGPTIDYVKLAEGFGVPASRATTAEELAEQFSRALREPGPHVIEAIFPPVA
- a CDS encoding acyltransferase family protein, which codes for MTRLDSRPETNTDIRAGYRGDIEGLRALAVVLVLLSHAGLDFLPGGFVGVDVFFVISGFLITGLLVAELERTGKISLVGFYARRAKRLLPAAGLVLGTSLLLALFFLPKTRWADTGWDVVASGLYAMNWRLAEQAVDYLAVGDAPSILQHYWSLAVEEQFYLVWPLLLIVVGWSGWSRRRASKGDNLGRTGVSRRRWLLLALALIAVPSFAWSIHLTQSDPSRAYFVTTTRMWELALGGGLALLSFRLSRLPRPVAAALGWAGLAAIAVSAVWITPSMAFPGYLALLPTLGAAAVIAAGTAGRAGPELLLGLRPVRAVGALSYSLYLWHWPLLIAAQARFGELSVSAGLAVVLFSALPAAATYHYLENPVRRSKRLTFYPVRALRLGLFFTAVPVLAGLLFQFAVWPPPRQLAASDTVPWTGASAPAPVGPPGAAILGDTPRTSRDGVPVDRVDSIVPDPLAAKDDLPDVYRHKCFSEGSKTAIVNCVYGDREADFTVAVVGDSHAGNWIPALQAVATERKWRLVTYLKQSCPFLDLEISVLARATPACAEWNRSVRAELTGAARPDLLLTSGAYYVPIRDDTLLNGAAGYDATVEAMRRTWTAMTDAGVRTVVLRDTPHLNVRVAECVSANRTRLSKCAASRELAVDRSAGPAQVEAVRGLSGVRLVDLTDAICPADRCAPVIGGVLVYRDSSHLTASYARSLTPRLGAELDALLN